In Helianthus annuus cultivar XRQ/B chromosome 8, HanXRQr2.0-SUNRISE, whole genome shotgun sequence, a single genomic region encodes these proteins:
- the LOC110872985 gene encoding uncharacterized protein LOC110872985: MATSLPWHPLLSLKSQRFHPSTNKRFVSSPLPNSIRVQAFRRSDFDGFAKKMASGEAWKDAWRSANNGFEQLVYEARKTAERIDREYSVGRRLSAVAQSASDRARELDRDYLITQRWRTFTLDFSRNWPRYRKNFSEFMDTPLGKSFGTIFFLWFALSGWLFRILIFATWVLPIAGPLLIGAVANNLVIKGACPACKRQFVGYKNQMVRCAGCGNIVWQPKGGDFFSRGGTRPSSSSKSDPEIIDVEFEEK; this comes from the exons ATGGCGACAAGCCTCCCATGGCACCCTCTCCTCTCCTTAAAAAGCCAACGTTTCCACCCTTCCACCAACAAACGATTCGTCAGTTCGCCGTTACCTAATTCAATCAGAGTACAAGCATTCAGGCGCAGCGATTTCGACGGATTCGCCAAGAAAATGGCGTCAGGAGAAGCCTGGAAGGACGCTTGGCGCAGCGCTAATAACGGTTTTGAGCAGCTCGTTTACGAGGCCAGGAAGACGGCTGAACGAATTGACCGGGAATATTCCGTTGGCCGGCGTCTCTCCGCCGTCGCACAGTCGGCATCTGACCGTGCTAGAGAGCTTGACCGTGATTATTTGATTACGCAACGGTGGCGGACGTTTACTCTGGATTTCAGTCGGAATTGGCCTAGG TACAGGAAGAATTTTAGTGAGTTCATGGATACTCCTTTGGGGAAAAGTTTTGGG ACTATCTTCTTTCTATGGTTTGCGCTTTCTGGATGGCTGTTCAGAATtctgatatttgcaacatgggtaCTGCCCATTGCTGGCCCTTTACTTATTGGTGCCGTTGCAAATAATCTTGTCATTAAG GGTGCATGTCCTGCTTGTAAGAGACAGTTTGTTGGTTACAAAAACCAGATGGTGCGCTGTGCTGGCTGTGGAAACATTGTTTGGCAGCCCAAAGGAGGGGACTTCTTTTCTAGAGGTGGGACCCGCCCTTCTTCGTCTTCAAAATCTGATCCGGAGATAATAGATGTCGAGTTTGAAGAGAAATGA